The following are encoded in a window of Lactobacillus intestinalis genomic DNA:
- a CDS encoding class II fructose-bisphosphate aldolase — translation MAYFVNGNEIFREARKHHYAVGAYNTNNLEWTRAELRAAEETRTPLLIQVSTGAAKYMGGYKFVKDMVEDQMDAMNISVPVILNLDHGDFESAKECIALGYSSVMFDGHALPTEENLAKTKEIIKLAHERGISVEAEIGKIGENQGGGELASVEDAKAFVEAGVDKLACGIGNIHGVYPADWKGLNFDRLKEIAEAVPETPLVLHGGSGIPEDQIKKAIQLGISKVNINTEFQLAFQEATRKYIEEGKDEDKANKGYDPRKLLLPGTEAITDKMKEMIAWLGTKTIDEEIKDASFDRSSLNEE, via the coding sequence ATGGCTTATTTTGTAAACGGTAACGAAATCTTCAGAGAAGCTCGTAAACACCACTACGCAGTAGGTGCATACAACACTAACAACTTGGAATGGACTCGTGCAGAATTACGTGCAGCAGAAGAAACTAGAACTCCACTTTTGATTCAAGTTTCAACTGGTGCTGCTAAGTACATGGGTGGTTACAAGTTCGTTAAGGACATGGTTGAAGATCAAATGGATGCTATGAACATTTCTGTTCCAGTTATCTTGAACTTGGACCACGGTGACTTTGAATCAGCTAAGGAATGTATTGCACTTGGTTACTCATCAGTTATGTTTGACGGCCACGCACTTCCAACTGAAGAAAACTTAGCTAAGACTAAGGAAATCATCAAGTTGGCTCACGAACGTGGTATTTCTGTTGAAGCAGAAATCGGTAAGATTGGTGAAAACCAAGGCGGTGGTGAATTAGCTTCTGTTGAAGACGCTAAGGCATTCGTTGAAGCTGGTGTTGATAAGCTTGCTTGTGGTATTGGTAACATCCACGGTGTTTACCCAGCAGACTGGAAGGGTCTTAACTTTGACCGTTTGAAGGAAATTGCAGAAGCTGTTCCTGAAACTCCACTTGTACTTCACGGTGGTTCAGGTATTCCTGAAGACCAAATTAAGAAGGCTATTCAACTTGGTATTTCAAAGGTTAACATTAACACTGAATTCCAATTAGCATTCCAAGAAGCTACTCGTAAGTACATCGAAGAAGGCAAGGACGAAGACAAGGCAAACAAGGGTTACGACCCACGTAAGTTGTTATTGCCAGGTACTGAAGCAATCACTGACAAGATGAAGGAAATGATTGCTTGGTTAGGTACTAAGACTATCGATGAAGAAATCAAGGATGCTTCATTCGACCGTTCATCATTGAACGAAGAATAA
- a CDS encoding RluA family pseudouridine synthase, whose protein sequence is MAYNYTLIYPNNINPMSVSELLQKLLIPRKWRHYLRKDQNVKINGEYRYFNQLVYPGDKISLKLDFVESQQQSYPPSGHLPKIVYEDNDLLVIDKPKGQKTHPNLFETDTALNDCTTYLKQSPYIVHRLDMLTGGLLLVAKNPAVVPILNRELTTKIFHREYIATVDNANKLKEKGTINLPIGQDPTDQRKRMVRADGLKSVTHYEVVQKNSDNTAQVKLVLETGRTHQIRVHLATLGTPIVGDPLYNPNFKETEELQLKAYQMSLIKPYTFDRIQISLEQKNKA, encoded by the coding sequence ATGGCTTATAATTATACACTTATTTACCCAAACAATATCAACCCGATGTCAGTGAGTGAACTTTTACAAAAGTTGCTTATTCCACGCAAGTGGCGTCACTATTTAAGAAAAGATCAGAATGTAAAAATTAATGGTGAATACCGCTACTTTAACCAATTAGTTTATCCAGGCGACAAAATTTCACTCAAGCTTGATTTTGTCGAATCGCAACAACAATCTTATCCTCCAAGTGGTCATCTTCCAAAAATTGTCTACGAAGACAATGATTTGCTTGTCATTGATAAACCTAAAGGGCAAAAAACACATCCCAACCTATTTGAAACCGACACCGCCCTTAACGATTGCACCACTTATTTAAAACAAAGTCCCTACATTGTTCATCGTCTGGATATGCTTACAGGTGGCTTGCTTTTGGTTGCCAAAAATCCAGCAGTTGTGCCAATTTTAAATCGTGAATTAACAACCAAAATTTTTCATCGCGAATACATAGCGACAGTAGATAATGCTAATAAGTTAAAAGAAAAAGGAACTATTAATCTTCCAATTGGTCAAGATCCCACTGATCAAAGAAAACGCATGGTGCGTGCAGATGGTTTAAAATCAGTTACACATTATGAAGTCGTGCAGAAAAATTCTGATAATACGGCTCAAGTTAAACTCGTTTTAGAAACTGGTCGAACTCATCAAATTCGAGTTCACTTGGCTACACTTGGAACTCCTATTGTCGGAGATCCTTTATATAATCCAAATTTTAAAGAAACTGAAGAATTGCAATTGAAAGCTTATCAAATGTCCCTAATCAAGCCCTACACCTTTGATCGCATTCAAATTTCTCTTGAACAAAAAAATAAAGCCTAG
- a CDS encoding PBP1A family penicillin-binding protein, giving the protein MQSNKPKESGLKGAWRRFDHRFYIGRWIILILLTLVLFTCTYYTIKVKTSNISNLKASLSTTTTIYDYKGKKAGSLYSQKGSFVEYNKISPNIRNAVISTEDRTFWTNPGFSIKGMARAGVNLIIHHGQITGGGSTLTQQLAKNSLLTQQQTFSRKLEELFFAIEINHVYSKKDILTMYLNNAYFGNGVWGVQDASRKYFGKNASDVTVGEAATLAGILRSPSYYNPIDHMANALSRRNLVLSLMASNGKITQQEAKAASQTGLELHDTFKNKDGYRYPYFFDAVVDEAINRYGLKEEDVMNRGLKIYTTLNQNYQGQLQDKFEQSWLFPQSATDGTQVQGASVVMDPTTGAVRAVIGGRGKHVFRGYNRATQMKRQPGSSIKPLAVYSPALQNGYHYDSELSNKLQKFGKNNYEPRNVDNQYSDKIPMYQALAQSKNVPAVWLLDKIGVNKGVQSVENFGIKVPKDDQNLALALGGLSSGVSPLQMARAYSAFANKGNLPNNSYFITKITDASGKVLAENNNTGTHRIISANTAKEMTTMMLGVFQNGTAQSAQPNGFRVAGKTGSTEVPNSYGFGTKDQWIVGYTPDIVMATWVGFDRTNQDHYMHGVSETGITRLYKAEMEGVLPYTAQTKFSEQAPSQLIKQNGSNSDWTGDLGNKLQKGIGSAGEKLNEWYNSIKGLFGN; this is encoded by the coding sequence ATGCAATCTAATAAGCCAAAAGAGAGTGGTTTAAAAGGTGCGTGGCGCCGTTTTGACCACCGCTTTTACATTGGACGCTGGATTATTTTAATCCTGCTTACCTTGGTCCTTTTTACCTGTACATATTATACAATCAAAGTGAAAACTTCCAATATTTCAAATTTGAAAGCTTCACTTTCTACGACAACTACGATTTATGATTATAAGGGAAAAAAAGCTGGATCGCTCTATTCTCAAAAGGGATCGTTTGTAGAATATAATAAAATTTCACCTAATATTCGGAATGCGGTTATTTCAACAGAAGACCGCACTTTCTGGACTAATCCCGGTTTTAGTATTAAAGGGATGGCTCGGGCCGGAGTTAATTTGATTATTCATCATGGTCAAATCACCGGTGGGGGGTCTACTTTAACTCAGCAATTAGCTAAGAACTCGCTTTTAACACAGCAACAAACTTTTTCAAGAAAACTCGAAGAGTTGTTTTTTGCGATTGAAATCAATCATGTTTATTCCAAAAAAGACATTTTGACCATGTATCTCAATAATGCTTATTTTGGGAATGGTGTTTGGGGCGTGCAGGACGCTAGTCGCAAATATTTTGGTAAAAATGCTAGTGATGTAACGGTAGGTGAAGCAGCAACTTTAGCAGGGATTTTGCGAAGCCCAAGTTACTATAATCCAATTGATCACATGGCAAATGCTTTATCAAGAAGAAATCTAGTTCTAAGCTTAATGGCTTCTAATGGTAAAATTACCCAGCAAGAAGCAAAGGCTGCTTCTCAAACGGGACTTGAATTACATGATACTTTTAAGAATAAAGATGGTTATCGTTATCCGTATTTCTTTGATGCTGTGGTGGACGAAGCAATTAATCGGTATGGTTTAAAAGAAGAAGACGTCATGAATCGCGGATTGAAGATTTACACTACTTTGAATCAAAATTATCAAGGACAACTTCAAGATAAATTTGAGCAAAGTTGGCTTTTCCCCCAATCAGCTACTGATGGTACTCAAGTTCAAGGTGCAAGTGTAGTCATGGATCCGACCACTGGAGCCGTAAGAGCGGTTATCGGAGGACGAGGAAAGCATGTCTTCCGTGGTTATAATCGAGCTACGCAAATGAAGCGTCAGCCTGGTTCTTCTATCAAACCATTGGCGGTTTATTCACCAGCTCTTCAAAATGGCTATCACTATGATTCTGAGCTTTCTAACAAATTGCAAAAATTTGGCAAGAATAATTATGAACCTCGGAATGTTGACAATCAGTATTCTGATAAAATTCCAATGTATCAAGCTTTAGCTCAAAGTAAGAATGTTCCAGCAGTTTGGCTTCTTGATAAAATTGGCGTCAACAAGGGTGTACAATCGGTGGAAAACTTTGGGATTAAAGTGCCAAAAGATGATCAAAATCTTGCTTTAGCTTTAGGTGGTCTCTCTAGTGGGGTGTCGCCACTGCAAATGGCACGTGCCTATTCCGCATTTGCTAATAAAGGAAACTTGCCAAATAATTCATACTTTATTACTAAAATTACGGATGCTAGCGGAAAGGTTTTAGCCGAAAACAATAATACTGGCACCCATCGAATCATTTCTGCTAATACTGCCAAAGAAATGACCACCATGATGCTTGGTGTCTTTCAAAATGGTACTGCTCAGTCCGCTCAACCAAATGGCTTTCGTGTTGCTGGAAAAACCGGTTCAACAGAAGTGCCTAATTCATATGGCTTTGGGACAAAAGATCAGTGGATTGTTGGTTATACTCCAGATATTGTCATGGCTACGTGGGTAGGATTTGACCGAACTAATCAGGATCATTATATGCATGGAGTTTCAGAAACTGGAATTACGCGTCTTTATAAAGCAGAAATGGAAGGAGTCTTGCCGTACACTGCCCAGACCAAATTTAGTGAGCAAGCACCTAGCCAATTGATTAAACAAAATGGCTCAAATTCGGATTGGACTGGTGATTTAGGAAATAAATTGCAAAAAGGAATCGGTTCAGCCGGAGAAAAACTAAATGAATGGTATAATAGTATCAAAGGCCTTTTTGGCAATTAA
- a CDS encoding YlbF family regulator: MVNIYDSANQLAKDLQQTQEYENLKKAIADVQNDQESADLFKKMDALQTKILTAQQSGQPLAEEDQKAYQELNETVQKNAKIIALLQSEQAIYKLINDLQKEITNPINDLYADLRK; encoded by the coding sequence ATGGTAAATATTTATGACTCTGCTAACCAATTAGCAAAGGACTTACAACAAACTCAAGAATACGAGAATTTGAAAAAGGCAATTGCTGACGTTCAAAACGATCAAGAAAGTGCTGACTTATTCAAGAAGATGGATGCACTTCAAACTAAGATTTTGACTGCTCAACAATCAGGTCAACCACTTGCAGAAGAAGATCAAAAGGCATACCAAGAATTGAACGAAACTGTTCAAAAGAATGCTAAGATCATCGCACTTTTACAAAGTGAACAAGCTATTTACAAGTTAATTAACGATTTGCAAAAGGAAATCACCAACCCAATTAACGATCTTTATGCAGATCTTAGAAAATAG
- a CDS encoding metallophosphoesterase family protein: MKFIHFADAHLDSPFHGLSFLPSNSFNQIYQAANQSLERIIDLALKEKVDLVLIAGDTFDSNQPSPHSQLFFAKQIKRLTDSGIQVVMIFGNHDHMKVDDLLITPSPYFKLLGPDEKVESVSYETRSGFKYDVVGFSYLNNHITHDLIPDFPEKSNNYTFGIMHAQQKTDHQDVYAPFALSEVTDLNYDYFALGHIHQRRVLSDQPWVVYPGNIQGRHINETALKGCYLGEIDEKTRQTTISFKPMSPIVWEKVTLKLAGPVSKKTLHEKILATLKSNNFTTYFSLTIENAQYLTEEERELIQDSSYWQGISLELSQNSQLVDVRFKTQSLPSLSVEDQATSKQASEEIFTNSALKEIAAGWVKKSTLTQELADDPEFLTEIKEMSQVKLSSKLRGVSYEIEEN; encoded by the coding sequence ATGAAATTTATTCATTTCGCAGATGCGCATTTAGATAGTCCATTTCATGGGCTATCTTTTTTGCCATCTAATAGTTTTAATCAAATATATCAAGCTGCCAATCAGTCTCTTGAGAGAATTATAGATCTTGCCTTAAAAGAAAAGGTGGATCTAGTTTTAATTGCGGGAGACACTTTTGACAGTAATCAACCTTCTCCGCATAGTCAGTTGTTTTTTGCTAAGCAAATTAAGCGGCTGACAGACTCTGGAATTCAAGTAGTAATGATTTTTGGAAATCACGATCATATGAAGGTTGATGATTTGTTAATAACTCCTAGTCCATACTTTAAGCTGCTTGGCCCTGATGAAAAAGTTGAAAGTGTTAGTTATGAAACTAGGTCTGGTTTTAAATATGATGTAGTGGGTTTTTCATATTTGAATAATCATATTACGCATGATTTAATTCCAGATTTTCCAGAGAAAAGTAATAATTATACTTTTGGGATCATGCATGCCCAGCAAAAAACTGATCATCAAGACGTGTATGCGCCTTTTGCTTTAAGTGAAGTGACGGATTTAAATTATGATTACTTTGCTTTGGGGCATATTCATCAGCGCCGCGTTTTGAGTGATCAGCCATGGGTTGTTTACCCTGGCAATATTCAAGGGCGTCACATTAATGAAACAGCTCTTAAGGGATGCTACCTGGGTGAAATTGATGAAAAGACTAGACAAACAACTATTTCATTTAAGCCTATGAGTCCAATTGTCTGGGAAAAAGTTACTCTTAAATTAGCTGGTCCTGTAAGTAAAAAGACTTTGCACGAGAAAATTTTAGCAACTTTAAAGTCTAATAATTTCACTACTTACTTTAGTTTAACTATTGAGAATGCCCAATATTTGACTGAAGAAGAACGTGAATTGATTCAAGATAGCAGTTACTGGCAAGGAATTTCGTTGGAATTGAGTCAAAATTCTCAACTTGTTGATGTTCGTTTTAAAACCCAATCTCTCCCAAGCTTAAGTGTAGAAGATCAAGCTACTTCTAAGCAGGCATCAGAAGAGATTTTTACTAATTCTGCATTAAAGGAAATTGCTGCTGGCTGGGTTAAAAAGAGTACTTTAACCCAAGAATTAGCTGATGATCCAGAGTTCTTAACGGAAATTAAAGAGATGAGTCAGGTTAAGTTGAGTAGTAAGTTGCGAGGTGTTAGCTATGAAATTGAAGAAAATTGA
- a CDS encoding ATP-binding protein produces MKLKKIDIINFGHLSNLTFNLSNDNLSVFFGENEAGKSTTVAFIKQIMFGFYLRNSASPFFEDYKPLTHVSPMGGSLFFEDQGDEYQLERLWAKGDKTKKGILTVKKNGEVVPEREFFDKIHNIDGNFYADSFIFNQETLGQIAKLNQEDLLERIYYLGASNSSELIELRNNFEKEADNLFKKTGKKPEVNRLLKQIDDEQHELTEIEHEFDQYKRIDEESQKLKKQLDQEKKQLEQLNKTKDHLLNLQKQLRNFTDLESLKRKQKNLDFDSKAYQKAQNLNSKVSSLNTSIDSLQNQMSQLDLVSDLNVEQAEKIVQKKPELLQWQTDYKSCLQKEQELESEVDQILAITPEVKEVASFDQDKITQMKEDYQHWVKQEVPDKKPKSVVSQTIFYLGLPIFILGLGLLLRVPTAGWTLIAAGILMMGGAYYNLNQVVKQNKIVDQFQANSDKSQKKFEEKYGISPLGLDLNNLLSQLTQYQFKKRSEKNNQAHISEIKTRLDKLAAELQKLLEKPINVDFNDELNAINEVDTKLKSLQQKQQRKDEIQASLKTSSQKLMKLQLELKDILVQNKVRTLEEFDDLYQESLVQTKLDAQIVALENSLEGDLEDLTKFKPDELRSKLSEATTTMQEVKDKLDLLQASFAKAEVQKANLADSDALFKAKQKLANTKTLFINASKEYLSNLMTAQLIQRTLDIASNERFPKMLQEAKEYLKLLTGGRYVDLVLDKKLKVVNQDGKKIEVKYLSRGTSEQLYFALKLAFIDQIKDQINLPILIDDSFVNFDDQRISYIKDLLEKIAENNQVLIFTAQKNLVDKLNRTPLTYKKG; encoded by the coding sequence ATGAAATTGAAGAAAATTGATATCATCAATTTTGGTCATTTGTCTAATCTAACTTTTAACTTATCTAATGACAATTTGAGTGTCTTTTTTGGCGAAAACGAAGCTGGAAAAAGCACAACGGTAGCCTTTATTAAACAGATTATGTTTGGCTTTTATTTAAGAAACAGTGCTTCCCCATTTTTTGAAGATTATAAACCACTTACGCATGTTAGCCCTATGGGAGGATCCTTGTTTTTTGAAGATCAGGGAGATGAATATCAGCTTGAGCGTTTGTGGGCGAAAGGCGATAAGACTAAAAAAGGGATTTTAACCGTTAAAAAGAATGGCGAAGTTGTGCCAGAGAGAGAGTTTTTTGATAAGATCCACAACATTGATGGTAATTTTTATGCCGATAGTTTTATTTTTAATCAGGAAACTTTAGGTCAAATTGCTAAATTAAATCAGGAAGATTTACTTGAGCGCATTTATTATTTGGGAGCTAGCAATAGTAGTGAGTTAATTGAGCTTAGGAATAATTTTGAAAAAGAAGCCGATAATTTGTTTAAAAAGACTGGGAAAAAGCCTGAGGTGAATCGTCTTCTTAAGCAAATTGATGATGAGCAACATGAATTGACTGAAATTGAGCATGAATTCGATCAATACAAACGGATTGATGAAGAAAGCCAGAAGCTCAAAAAGCAACTTGATCAAGAAAAAAAGCAGTTAGAGCAACTAAATAAAACTAAGGATCACTTGCTTAATTTGCAGAAGCAGCTACGGAATTTTACAGATTTAGAATCTCTTAAAAGGAAACAAAAAAACTTAGACTTTGATAGTAAGGCTTATCAAAAGGCGCAAAATTTAAATTCTAAGGTTAGCAGCTTAAATACGAGCATTGATTCTTTGCAAAATCAAATGTCGCAACTAGATTTAGTGTCTGACTTAAATGTCGAACAGGCAGAAAAGATTGTTCAGAAAAAGCCAGAGCTTTTGCAATGGCAAACGGATTACAAGTCTTGCTTGCAGAAGGAGCAAGAGCTTGAAAGTGAAGTTGATCAAATTTTGGCTATAACTCCTGAAGTTAAAGAAGTGGCTTCTTTTGATCAAGATAAAATTACGCAAATGAAGGAAGACTATCAACATTGGGTTAAGCAAGAAGTTCCTGATAAGAAACCTAAGTCGGTGGTATCACAGACTATTTTTTATTTAGGATTGCCCATCTTTATCTTAGGTTTAGGACTACTACTTCGAGTTCCTACAGCTGGATGGACTTTGATTGCTGCTGGAATTCTGATGATGGGAGGAGCTTATTACAATCTTAATCAAGTAGTAAAGCAAAATAAGATTGTTGATCAGTTCCAGGCAAATTCAGATAAGAGTCAGAAGAAATTTGAAGAAAAATATGGAATTTCTCCCTTAGGATTAGACCTCAATAACTTATTAAGTCAACTTACCCAGTATCAGTTTAAAAAACGATCAGAAAAGAATAATCAAGCTCACATAAGCGAGATTAAGACTCGACTTGATAAATTGGCCGCAGAGTTACAAAAGCTTCTTGAAAAGCCTATAAACGTAGATTTTAATGATGAACTTAATGCCATTAACGAAGTGGATACTAAATTAAAGAGTTTGCAACAAAAGCAGCAACGAAAAGACGAGATTCAGGCAAGTTTGAAGACAAGCTCGCAGAAATTGATGAAATTGCAATTAGAATTGAAAGATATTTTAGTCCAAAATAAAGTTCGGACTTTAGAAGAATTTGATGATTTATATCAAGAGTCATTGGTTCAAACTAAGCTTGATGCACAGATCGTGGCTTTAGAAAATAGTTTAGAGGGAGATTTAGAGGATTTAACTAAATTCAAGCCTGATGAGCTCAGATCTAAATTGAGTGAAGCTACCACCACTATGCAAGAAGTTAAGGATAAACTTGATCTACTTCAAGCTAGCTTTGCTAAAGCTGAAGTCCAAAAAGCCAACTTGGCCGATTCAGATGCTCTCTTTAAAGCTAAGCAAAAATTGGCTAATACTAAGACTTTATTTATCAATGCTAGCAAGGAATATTTATCTAACTTAATGACGGCGCAATTAATTCAAAGAACCCTAGATATTGCTTCAAATGAACGTTTTCCAAAAATGTTGCAGGAAGCAAAAGAATATCTTAAGCTTTTAACAGGTGGGCGATATGTTGATCTAGTTTTGGATAAAAAATTAAAAGTTGTCAATCAAGATGGCAAAAAGATTGAGGTTAAGTATTTGTCGCGGGGAACCAGTGAGCAATTATACTTTGCCTTGAAGTTAGCCTTTATTGATCAGATTAAAGATCAAATTAACTTGCCAATTTTAATTGATGATTCCTTTGTTAACTTTGATGATCAACGAATTAGCTATATTAAGGATTTGCTAGAAAAAATTGCAGAAAATAATCAAGTCTTGATCTTTACCGCACAGAAAAACCTAGTAGATAAACTTAATAGAACTCCATTAACTTATAAGAAAGGATAG
- a CDS encoding 3'-5' exoribonuclease YhaM family protein produces the protein MLKRLIDYNDGEELDLVVYIKNSQLRHTKNNKLYLALTFADGSGDIRGNYWDADQRDADSFSSGTIVELNGKREEYQGRPQIKIYSLRVVGPDEGYDLNQFVKSAPEKVDDMKEEINNYVFKILNPTWNRIVRYLLEKWGKRFYDYPAGKSNHHAVRGGLAYHTLSMLRDADGISRNYPQVNQSLLFAGCILHDMGKVLELSGPAATQYTAEGNLIGHLVLIDEQIMMAAQKLHLDLESEDLLLLRHMVLSHHGKFEYGSPKLPGLLEAELLHRIDDLDATVYAVTNALQHTKPGNFTEPLMSQDGKRFYRPKVDEALDNSRKLE, from the coding sequence ATGCTTAAAAGGTTAATCGACTATAATGATGGCGAGGAGCTAGATTTAGTTGTTTATATCAAGAATTCGCAACTTCGTCATACCAAAAATAATAAGTTGTATCTGGCTTTGACCTTTGCAGATGGGTCAGGAGATATCCGTGGTAATTATTGGGATGCAGACCAGCGCGATGCTGATAGCTTTAGTTCAGGGACAATTGTGGAGCTGAATGGTAAGCGAGAAGAGTATCAAGGACGCCCTCAAATTAAGATTTATTCTTTGAGAGTGGTGGGACCTGATGAAGGATATGATTTGAACCAATTTGTAAAATCGGCCCCTGAAAAAGTCGACGACATGAAGGAAGAAATCAATAATTATGTGTTTAAGATTCTAAATCCTACCTGGAATCGAATTGTACGCTACTTGCTTGAGAAGTGGGGCAAGCGGTTTTATGATTATCCTGCTGGAAAAAGCAACCACCATGCAGTAAGAGGTGGTCTCGCATATCATACTTTATCCATGCTTAGGGATGCAGATGGGATTAGTAGAAATTATCCGCAAGTAAATCAATCTTTACTTTTTGCGGGATGTATTTTGCATGATATGGGGAAGGTTCTAGAATTAAGTGGTCCAGCAGCTACCCAATATACTGCAGAAGGAAACTTGATTGGCCACTTGGTTTTAATTGATGAACAAATTATGATGGCTGCGCAAAAACTTCATCTTGATCTTGAAAGTGAAGATTTGCTTTTGCTTAGACACATGGTCTTGTCTCACCATGGTAAGTTTGAATATGGTTCACCAAAGTTGCCTGGGCTCCTTGAGGCAGAACTCCTGCATAGAATCGATGATTTAGATGCGACAGTTTATGCCGTGACAAATGCGCTACAACATACTAAACCGGGCAACTTTACCGAGCCACTCATGAGTCAAGACGGCAAGCGATTCTATCGTCCTAAAGTGGATGAAGCACTAGATAATTCAAGAAAATTAGAGTAA
- a CDS encoding peptidylprolyl isomerase PrsA gives MKNYIKKAAAAVAVAGVALSLSACSSNSKTVVSYKGGKITQEQYYDEMKKSQAGQSTLANMIINRALEEQYGNKVSQKQVDKQYNNYKKQYGSQFSAVLQQNGMTPSTFKQNLKTNLLSEAALKSVKKITKKQEQEAWKSYQPKVTVQHILVAKKSTANDIIKQLKDGKSFKSLAKKYSLDTATKNNAGKLPAFDSTDTTLDSSFKTAAFKLKSGEVTDTPVKSQSGYHVIKMISHPAKGKFADHKKAIDNEIYASMAQDQETMRAVIATVLKKADVSIKDNDLKNVLSSYVSSSQLSK, from the coding sequence ATGAAGAATTATATTAAAAAGGCTGCTGCAGCAGTTGCAGTAGCTGGTGTTGCTTTATCATTATCTGCTTGTTCAAGTAACAGTAAGACTGTTGTTTCTTACAAAGGTGGTAAGATCACCCAAGAACAATATTACGATGAAATGAAGAAGTCTCAAGCAGGTCAATCAACTTTAGCTAACATGATTATCAACCGTGCCTTGGAAGAACAATACGGTAACAAAGTATCTCAAAAGCAAGTTGATAAGCAATACAACAACTACAAGAAGCAATATGGATCACAATTTAGTGCTGTTTTGCAACAAAACGGTATGACTCCATCAACTTTCAAACAAAACTTGAAGACTAACTTACTTTCTGAAGCTGCTCTTAAGAGTGTTAAGAAAATAACTAAGAAGCAAGAACAAGAAGCTTGGAAGAGCTACCAACCTAAGGTTACTGTTCAACATATTTTAGTTGCTAAGAAATCAACTGCAAACGACATCATTAAGCAATTAAAGGATGGTAAGAGCTTCAAGAGTTTAGCTAAGAAATACTCACTTGATACTGCAACTAAGAACAATGCTGGTAAGCTCCCTGCATTTGACTCAACTGATACTACTTTAGATTCATCATTCAAGACTGCTGCCTTCAAGCTTAAGAGTGGTGAAGTTACTGATACTCCAGTTAAATCACAATCCGGTTACCACGTAATCAAGATGATCTCTCACCCAGCTAAGGGTAAGTTTGCTGACCACAAGAAAGCAATTGATAATGAAATTTACGCATCAATGGCTCAAGACCAAGAAACTATGCGTGCTGTCATTGCCACTGTTTTGAAGAAGGCGGACGTTTCTATCAAGGATAATGACTTGAAGAACGTATTGTCATCATACGTATCAAGCAGCCAATTAAGCAAATAA
- a CDS encoding HIT family protein has product MENNNLVDDCLFCKIIRGEIPSYTVFENDDVKAFLDISQVNPGHTLMVPKKHIVNLFDYTKDDAKQYLQYIPEIANAIKKAFPNVTAMNITTNNGKAANQVVMHSHIHFIPRFEGDGLKLMTRNNADEYDDAKYKEVAEKIKEQF; this is encoded by the coding sequence ATGGAAAATAATAATTTAGTCGACGACTGTTTATTCTGTAAAATCATCCGCGGTGAAATTCCAAGCTACACCGTATTTGAAAACGATGATGTGAAGGCCTTTCTTGATATTTCTCAAGTAAATCCTGGTCATACATTGATGGTACCAAAAAAGCACATCGTTAACTTATTCGATTACACTAAAGATGATGCTAAACAATATTTGCAATACATACCAGAAATCGCCAACGCAATTAAGAAAGCTTTCCCAAATGTTACTGCAATGAACATCACCACCAACAATGGGAAGGCAGCTAACCAAGTGGTAATGCACTCACATATCCACTTCATTCCTCGCTTTGAAGGGGATGGCTTAAAGCTCATGACGCGTAACAACGCTGACGAATACGATGATGCAAAATATAAAGAAGTTGCAGAAAAGATTAAGGAACAATTTTAA